The DNA region GGCAGGGCCCGCACCCATGCGAAATTTATCATTCACAAATCCTTCGTCATAGGCAAATCCCGCGCGCAGCCAGGCACTGGCGGTGAAGCTATGGAATAATTCCTTGGAAATACCAATACCGCCTTGAAGCGACAAGGGCATGCAGTCATAGGCGCACTCTGTCTGATAATCACGATCCCAGCCGACTTTAAGGCGCCATGAAGGCAAGTGACTGAATATTTCCCAATTGGACAGGGATACAATTTCAATCAAACCAATCTTTTCAAACTGCACACGACCCGCATCGGGGTTGTAACTGAAATCGGTTTGGATCATCTGCATTTCAGAATAAGCAGGGTAGCCACGTACGGGATCCAGTAAATCATGTAAAGCGAAGCGATGCCCCAGGGTCATTAGATCTTGTTGATTGCGGTGTAAGTAGCCACCCTTGGCGCGGAAGGAGCCATGGGCCTGATGGGGAGCATCCAGCTCGGGTACAGGCGCAGTGAGTTCCGGAGAAACTCGATTCACTTCAGCACGTGCGATAAGAATTTCTTTTTTTAATTTAAACTGACCTTTTTGTTGAAGCACTTGATCAGCATAGCGAAAATCAACGTAGTCGATCGCCGTGTCTAATAATTCCTGGCGTTCTTTTTCATCCGAACTTTCAGTCAGGACATCGACCTTTTCGCTCTGGATGAATTCCGCGAATTTGGATTTGGCAGAGTTGTCTAATGTATTCAGGCGAGCCTCAAAAGTGGCGCGACCAGAGGGACGATAGTTGGTTTTCTGAACCAGCCCCTGGGAGGAGTAAACCAGAATCATGGTGTCCCCCGGCATCACAGCCCTTTTTGTTTTATCAATCAATCCCAGTGAAGGCCTGACGGCATCCAGAGCGGCGATAATTCGGTAAGAACAGTTCTCGGTGAAATACCAATAGTCAAAATGTGCCTGTTGAAGTTCGTAGATGTGGGCCACCAGCAGATCGACTTCATCCTGGGAAAGATTCAAGTCGTATTCCCACAGATCGCGGCTCTCGAAATTATTGTATTCGCGAACTTTGAAATAGTAGGGGAGAACTTCGAAGCGGCCGGTGAACATCCCCAAGAGTCCCATGATGGCGTAACTGGAAGGAGTAGCCCCTTCGGGAATTCCGGAAAAGCCCACGCCAAAATCGATCAGTTCATATTTCTTTTCATTCAAAGAGGAGCTGCCGCGATTCAGACGTAAAAAAGAGTGACCATAGGCTGAGGCCGGATTGTTCATGTAGTAAGAGGAAAAGACATAAGTTGCGGAGTGTGCATCCAATATGCTGCGGAAATTTTCAAATCTCTGGCAGGAAACCTGAGGCCACGAAACCCCCGGCAATTTGCGGGTGAGATACAGAAATCTTCCCGGGAAAAGACATTGTGCACGTTCCTGCAGGTTTCCTTCAGGGGATTTGCGGGTGACGGCAGGATCAAAGATGGCCCGAATAGTGGCTTCCAGTTCCATGCGTGGGGAGCGTTTGCCTTCCTCTGCAAAAAAGAACAAAGGAGAATCGGCCTGACTTTGTTTGGTAAACCAATCATCGCGGCGGTAATTCAAAAGATTCAGCCACTGAGGATCCTGGTCAAGATGCAGCTTCAGTGCTTCTTGTACAACGGAGTCCGGCAAGCTTGGTGATGCTTGCAACGGAAGATAGAAAAAAAGAGCGAACAATAAACTGAACAATTTCATAAAATAAAAGAGGGACCGTGAGGCCCCTCTCATATTTACCTTAAGCTTTGCAGCTTAGCAAAAAATTAACCTTTAACAGAGCAAACTTTTTGCGCAGTTTCCATAACGCGCTCAGTGGATTGCTCGCCAGTGTAGATTGATTTGTAGTTGTTCTTCAAAGTTACGCCCAAAACGTCAGAGTTGCAGTTCATCATTTTGGAAAGAGTCATCAAAGTCTCGCCTTGGCCACGAACGATATCGTTTTCAAGAGCAACAGCGTTGTTGTCGATGAAAGCTTTCGTTTCGTTGGCTGCGAATACAGAAGGACCGCAGTTTGAAGTACCAGTGGACATACCGAAAGTTTGTACGCCTGTACCGTTCAAAGTTGAAGCGAAGATTTGGATTGGACCTGATTTGTTACCGAATGCCAA from Bdellovibrio sp. GT3 includes:
- a CDS encoding Lnb N-terminal periplasmic domain-containing protein encodes the protein MKLFSLLFALFFYLPLQASPSLPDSVVQEALKLHLDQDPQWLNLLNYRRDDWFTKQSQADSPLFFFAEEGKRSPRMELEATIRAIFDPAVTRKSPEGNLQERAQCLFPGRFLYLTRKLPGVSWPQVSCQRFENFRSILDAHSATYVFSSYYMNNPASAYGHSFLRLNRGSSSLNEKKYELIDFGVGFSGIPEGATPSSYAIMGLLGMFTGRFEVLPYYFKVREYNNFESRDLWEYDLNLSQDEVDLLVAHIYELQQAHFDYWYFTENCSYRIIAALDAVRPSLGLIDKTKRAVMPGDTMILVYSSQGLVQKTNYRPSGRATFEARLNTLDNSAKSKFAEFIQSEKVDVLTESSDEKERQELLDTAIDYVDFRYADQVLQQKGQFKLKKEILIARAEVNRVSPELTAPVPELDAPHQAHGSFRAKGGYLHRNQQDLMTLGHRFALHDLLDPVRGYPAYSEMQMIQTDFSYNPDAGRVQFEKIGLIEIVSLSNWEIFSHLPSWRLKVGWDRDYQTECAYDCMPLSLQGGIGISKELFHSFTASAWLRAGFAYDEGFVNDKFRMGAGPAILIRYNLKDSFSLLGEAWYRYDNHGSLDEYRDLFAGAQINLSKDIGLRLGAKNDEEYKAEINFYY
- a CDS encoding DUF3015 family protein; amino-acid sequence: MKKMILAAIVLASTSSAFAFSKGDLSNGSYGTAGCGLGALAFGNKSGPIQIFASTLNGTGVQTFGMSTGTSNCGPSVFAANETKAFIDNNAVALENDIVRGQGETLMTLSKMMNCNSDVLGVTLKNNYKSIYTGEQSTERVMETAQKVCSVKG